One Clostridium novyi NT genomic window carries:
- the rbr gene encoding rubrerythrin: MELKGSKTLENLMKAFAGESQARNRYTFAAEVAKKEGYSVIEGVFNYTAAQEKAHAEQFFKLIKRAGETNVDIAGGYPVDLKDNTLDLLKDAAHNENEEAENVYVEFSKTAKEEGFEREAYVFAEIAKIEKVHHERFNRIATELENNNLFRRDNEIAWICSNCGYIVTGKEAPQICPVCQYPQKYFLPYSESFQSNQNNA, translated from the coding sequence ATGGAACTTAAAGGCAGTAAAACTCTTGAAAATTTAATGAAGGCATTTGCAGGTGAAAGCCAAGCGAGAAATAGGTATACATTTGCAGCAGAAGTTGCTAAAAAAGAAGGATACAGTGTTATTGAAGGTGTGTTTAACTATACAGCAGCACAAGAAAAAGCCCATGCAGAACAATTCTTTAAATTAATTAAAAGAGCAGGAGAAACAAATGTAGACATTGCAGGTGGATATCCAGTAGATTTAAAAGACAATACATTAGATTTATTAAAAGATGCCGCACATAATGAAAATGAAGAAGCAGAAAATGTATATGTTGAATTTAGTAAAACAGCAAAAGAAGAAGGATTTGAAAGAGAAGCATATGTTTTTGCAGAAATAGCAAAAATAGAAAAAGTGCATCATGAAAGATTTAATAGAATTGCAACAGAACTTGAAAATAACAATCTATTTAGAAGAGATAACGAAATTGCATGGATTTGTAGCAATTGTGGATACATAGTTACAGGAAAAGAAGCACCACAAATTTGCCCAGTATGTCAATACCCTCAAAAATACTTCTTGCCATATTCAGAAAGCTTTCAATCAAATCAAAATAATGCATAA
- the addA gene encoding helicase-exonuclease AddAB subunit AddA: MGEVKWTKEQQQAIDVHGCNLLVSAAAGSGKTAVLVERIIKMITDIKNPVDIDRLLVVTFTNAAASEMKERIGKAIGKELTKHPKSKQLQRQLTLLNRASITTIHSFCLETIRNNFHYIDLDPNFRIGDETETVLLKGEIIEGIFEDLYEPENCTQEFLNLVEFYSSNKDDVALQNIVLNLYDFVMSSKNPKKQLQDMAEQFNVDESYNFGESKWAKVLMDDVELELSGLKDMMEEALKLINDTNGLDAYLEGFTDELLMINDLILNAKTSWDSLYNGLSEVKFGRLKTCRNCEDKKTQEKVKDIRNKVKKQLQDEIKKKITSYSTKEIVTDLRNLYPIMKSLCDLVIEFMDRYSKAKKERGIIDFNDFEHFCLEILGHEEVALKLRQKYIEILVDEYQDSNYVQEAIINSIARRHEETGNPINVFMVGDVKQSIYRFRQAKPELFLKKYNSYLEGENAKERKVNLFKNFRSRKEVLDGVNFIFKQIMSENIGELEYGDDEALYLGADFEQYEDKSLVGGPIELNLIEKSKDETKEEESEEEEILSNIQVEARFVAKKINELVNPKIGEPFKVYDNELKAYRNVEYRDIVVLLRSTSNWAPVFTDEMKENLIPAYADVGNGYFETVEIKTILSLLEIIDNPRQDIPLIAVLRSPIASFTPEELIDIRLENKDGDFYGGLLKVASSEDRDDNWILFKRKCNSFLEKLNYWREKSIHMPIDEFIWYLYMETGYYGYVGALAGGMQRQANLKILFQRARQYEKTSYKGLFNFINFINRLKVSSGDMGSAKILGENDNVVRIMSIHKSKGLEFPVIILSALGKNFNMQDLNKRILYHDELGFGPDYIDLDKRIIYETVPKSALKKKIKLESLSEEMRILYVALTRAKEKLILTGAVNDIEKSAKKWSYALEGEDYKLSQYQVMTGKNYLDWICPVIMRHKDGEVLRELAGIEIFEKVNLLSDESSWKITTDNISGILQNDDETNEIILEDIKEIEDIEESSSYYDEINERLNFKYKYIESSKLPTLLTVTELKRMKNSSMYEDYSRDMYTPKLVKKPMFMEKDKKLKGAEKGTAMHAVMQKINYSEELTIEDINRQMETMVEKEFITKEQADSVEAEKILNFFKSNIGKRLLKAENVRRETPFHMELKSTEIYESLPKEIYENENIMIQGIIDCYFEEEDGIVLLDYKSDYFKEGQEEAIIKKYKVQIDYYARAIEELTGKVVKEKYLYLFYGDKEVEIK, translated from the coding sequence TTGGGAGAAGTAAAGTGGACTAAAGAGCAACAACAGGCTATAGATGTACATGGCTGTAATTTATTAGTTTCAGCAGCAGCAGGTTCGGGAAAGACAGCAGTGCTTGTTGAAAGAATAATAAAAATGATAACAGATATAAAAAATCCAGTGGATATAGATAGATTACTTGTTGTGACATTTACCAATGCAGCAGCATCTGAAATGAAAGAGAGAATCGGAAAAGCCATTGGAAAAGAATTAACTAAACATCCAAAGTCAAAACAACTTCAAAGACAACTAACACTACTAAACAGAGCTAGTATAACAACTATACATTCATTTTGTCTTGAAACTATAAGAAATAATTTTCACTATATAGACTTGGATCCAAACTTTAGAATTGGTGATGAAACGGAAACTGTGCTTTTAAAAGGTGAAATTATAGAGGGGATTTTTGAAGATTTATATGAACCTGAAAATTGTACACAGGAATTTTTAAATTTAGTTGAATTTTATAGTAGCAATAAGGATGATGTTGCCCTTCAAAATATAGTATTAAATTTATATGATTTTGTAATGAGTTCAAAAAATCCTAAAAAACAACTTCAGGATATGGCGGAACAATTTAATGTAGATGAAAGCTATAATTTTGGAGAGTCTAAATGGGCTAAGGTTTTAATGGATGATGTGGAATTGGAACTTAGTGGACTTAAAGATATGATGGAAGAAGCCTTAAAATTAATCAATGATACCAATGGACTTGATGCTTATTTAGAAGGATTTACAGATGAACTTTTAATGATTAATGATTTAATTTTAAATGCAAAAACATCTTGGGATAGCTTATATAATGGTTTATCAGAAGTTAAATTTGGAAGATTAAAAACTTGTAGAAATTGTGAAGATAAAAAAACACAAGAAAAGGTTAAAGACATAAGAAACAAGGTAAAAAAACAATTACAGGATGAGATAAAGAAGAAAATAACATCATACAGTACAAAAGAAATTGTAACGGATTTAAGAAATCTATATCCTATAATGAAATCCCTTTGTGACTTAGTAATAGAGTTTATGGATAGATATTCTAAGGCTAAAAAGGAAAGAGGAATTATAGATTTTAATGACTTTGAACATTTTTGTTTAGAGATTTTAGGTCATGAGGAAGTGGCATTAAAATTAAGACAAAAATATATTGAGATATTAGTGGATGAATATCAGGATAGTAACTATGTACAAGAGGCAATTATAAATTCTATAGCAAGACGACATGAGGAAACAGGAAATCCAATTAATGTGTTTATGGTTGGAGATGTAAAGCAAAGTATATATCGTTTCAGACAAGCAAAACCAGAATTATTTCTTAAAAAATATAATTCTTATTTAGAAGGAGAAAATGCAAAAGAGAGAAAAGTAAATTTATTTAAGAACTTCAGAAGTAGAAAAGAAGTTTTAGATGGGGTCAACTTTATATTTAAACAGATAATGTCTGAGAATATAGGGGAACTTGAATATGGAGATGATGAGGCACTATATTTAGGTGCTGATTTTGAACAATATGAGGATAAATCCCTTGTAGGTGGACCAATTGAACTTAATCTTATTGAAAAATCAAAAGATGAAACTAAAGAAGAGGAGAGTGAAGAAGAGGAGATTTTATCTAATATACAAGTTGAGGCAAGATTTGTAGCTAAAAAAATAAATGAACTTGTAAATCCTAAAATAGGAGAGCCTTTTAAAGTTTATGATAATGAATTAAAGGCATATAGAAATGTTGAATATAGAGACATAGTAGTGCTTCTTAGAAGTACATCAAATTGGGCTCCTGTATTTACAGATGAAATGAAAGAAAACCTAATACCAGCTTATGCTGATGTAGGAAACGGATACTTTGAAACTGTTGAAATAAAAACTATACTATCTTTACTTGAAATTATAGATAATCCAAGACAAGATATACCTCTTATTGCAGTATTACGTTCACCTATTGCATCATTTACACCAGAAGAACTTATAGATATAAGATTAGAAAACAAAGATGGAGATTTCTATGGTGGATTATTAAAAGTAGCAAGTAGTGAAGATAGAGATGATAATTGGATTTTGTTTAAAAGAAAATGTAATTCCTTTTTAGAAAAACTTAACTATTGGAGAGAAAAATCCATACATATGCCAATTGATGAATTTATATGGTATTTGTATATGGAAACGGGATACTACGGATATGTAGGCGCATTAGCTGGTGGAATGCAAAGACAGGCTAACCTTAAAATATTATTTCAAAGAGCTAGACAATATGAAAAAACTAGTTATAAAGGATTGTTTAATTTTATAAACTTTATAAACAGATTAAAGGTTAGTAGTGGCGATATGGGAAGTGCCAAAATACTTGGAGAAAATGATAATGTAGTTAGAATAATGAGTATTCATAAAAGTAAAGGTCTTGAATTTCCAGTTATTATATTAAGCGCCCTTGGAAAGAACTTTAACATGCAGGATTTAAATAAAAGAATACTTTATCATGATGAACTTGGCTTTGGTCCTGATTATATTGATTTAGATAAGAGAATCATATATGAAACTGTACCAAAATCTGCCCTAAAGAAAAAAATAAAATTAGAAAGCCTATCAGAAGAAATGAGAATACTATACGTTGCACTTACAAGAGCAAAAGAAAAACTTATTTTAACTGGTGCCGTAAATGATATTGAAAAATCTGCGAAAAAATGGTCTTATGCCCTTGAAGGGGAAGATTATAAACTTTCACAATATCAAGTTATGACAGGTAAAAATTATTTAGATTGGATATGTCCTGTTATTATGAGACATAAAGATGGTGAAGTTTTAAGGGAACTTGCAGGTATAGAGATTTTTGAAAAAGTTAATTTATTAAGTGATGAGTCTAGTTGGAAGATTACCACAGATAATATTAGTGGAATATTACAAAATGATGATGAAACTAATGAAATTATTTTAGAGGATATAAAGGAAATAGAAGATATAGAAGAAAGTAGTTCTTATTATGATGAAATCAATGAGAGGTTAAACTTTAAATATAAGTACATTGAATCTTCAAAATTACCAACATTGTTAACTGTTACTGAATTAAAAAGAATGAAAAATTCTAGTATGTACGAAGATTATTCAAGGGATATGTATACTCCCAAACTTGTGAAAAAACCTATGTTCATGGAAAAGGATAAAAAACTAAAAGGTGCAGAAAAGGGTACTGCTATGCATGCTGTAATGCAAAAGATTAATTACAGTGAAGAATTAACCATAGAGGATATAAATAGACAAATGGAGACTATGGTTGAAAAAGAATTTATTACAAAAGAGCAAGCAGATAGCGTAGAAGCAGAAAAAATATTAAATTTCTTTAAAAGTAATATAGGAAAAAGACTTTTAAAAGCTGAGAATGTAAGAAGAGAAACTCCTTTTCACATGGAATTAAAAAGCACGGAAATATATGAAAGCTTGCCAAAAGAAATATATGAAAATGAAAATATAATGATTCAAGGAATAATAGACTGTTATTTTGAAGAAGAGGATGGAATTGTTCTTTTAGACTATAAGAGTGACTATTTTAAAGAGGGGCAAGAGGAAGCTATAATAAAAAAATATAAAGTGCAAATAGATTATTACGCAAGGGCTATAGAAGAATTGACAGGGAAAGTAGTAAAAGAAAAATATTTATATTTATTTTATGGAGATAAAGAAGTTGAAATAAAGTAA
- a CDS encoding M3 family oligoendopeptidase — protein sequence MVIYKYNKKGGNYLITFSEYEYVRPNIDEVKDKFNELISRFQKANSFDEQDSILEEIKLIRNEVESMMELVYIRNSINTVDEFYEKEKEFMDEVSPIYQGLISDYYKVLINSKFRSKLEEKWGKQLFKLAEMQIKTFSPDIIEDLQVENKLVTEYDKLKASAKIMFEGKERNLSELEPFMQSQDRSMRKKTYEAYSNFFKENEAKFDEIYDKLVKVRHKIAKKLGYKNFVEVGYMRMQRSDYNAEMVSTYREQVLKYIVPVAEKLKKRQAERLGLKELKYYDEPIKFLTGNAVPKGDYKHILNNAKTMYKELSEETNKFFNFMVDHELMDLLSKKGKAGGGYCTYISKYKSPFIFSNFNGTSGDIDVLTHEAGHAFQTYLSRSLEIPEYAFPTSEAAEIHSMSMEFLTWPWMNLFFEEQEQKYKFAHLSEAITFIPYGVTVDEFQHFVYENPEVTPEERKLAWRKIEKKYLPGKDYEDNDFYNRGGFWFKQGHIFQVPFYYIDYTLAQVCAFQFWIKSHENRENAWKDYLALCKEGGSKPFLELLKVANLKNPFEDGCMKKVVEPLEEWLDNNNIQE from the coding sequence ATGGTAATATATAAATATAACAAAAAAGGGGGTAATTACCTGATTACGTTTAGTGAATATGAATATGTAAGACCAAATATTGATGAAGTAAAAGATAAGTTTAATGAACTTATAAGCAGATTTCAAAAAGCTAATTCCTTTGATGAACAAGATAGTATACTTGAAGAAATAAAACTTATAAGAAATGAAGTAGAATCTATGATGGAGTTAGTTTACATTAGAAATTCCATTAACACTGTTGATGAGTTCTACGAAAAAGAAAAAGAATTTATGGATGAGGTAAGTCCTATATATCAAGGACTAATTTCAGATTATTATAAAGTTCTTATTAATTCAAAGTTTAGAAGCAAGCTAGAAGAAAAGTGGGGAAAACAATTATTTAAATTAGCAGAAATGCAAATAAAGACATTTTCTCCAGATATAATTGAAGATCTTCAAGTAGAAAATAAATTAGTTACTGAATATGATAAGTTAAAAGCTTCAGCAAAAATAATGTTTGAAGGAAAAGAAAGAAATCTTTCTGAATTAGAACCATTTATGCAATCACAAGATAGAAGTATGAGAAAGAAAACTTATGAAGCTTATTCAAATTTCTTCAAGGAAAATGAAGCAAAATTTGATGAGATATATGATAAGTTAGTTAAAGTAAGACATAAGATTGCAAAAAAATTAGGATATAAAAACTTTGTTGAAGTTGGGTATATGAGAATGCAAAGATCTGATTATAATGCAGAAATGGTATCTACATATAGAGAACAAGTTTTAAAATATATTGTGCCAGTTGCTGAAAAATTAAAGAAAAGACAGGCAGAAAGACTTGGACTTAAAGAATTAAAATATTATGATGAACCAATAAAGTTTTTAACAGGAAATGCAGTTCCAAAGGGTGATTATAAGCATATTTTAAATAACGCAAAAACTATGTATAAAGAATTGTCAGAAGAAACTAATAAGTTCTTTAACTTTATGGTAGACCATGAGCTTATGGATTTGCTAAGCAAAAAAGGAAAAGCAGGTGGTGGATATTGTACTTATATCAGTAAGTATAAATCACCATTTATATTCTCTAACTTTAATGGAACTTCAGGAGATATTGATGTACTTACTCATGAGGCAGGTCACGCTTTTCAAACTTATTTAAGTAGAAGTCTTGAAATTCCAGAGTATGCTTTCCCAACTTCAGAAGCTGCTGAAATTCACTCAATGAGTATGGAATTTTTAACATGGCCATGGATGAATCTGTTCTTTGAAGAACAAGAACAAAAATATAAATTTGCTCATTTATCAGAAGCAATTACATTTATACCTTATGGTGTTACTGTAGATGAATTCCAACACTTTGTTTATGAAAATCCAGAGGTTACACCAGAGGAAAGAAAACTTGCTTGGAGAAAAATAGAGAAAAAATACTTACCTGGTAAAGATTACGAAGATAATGATTTTTATAATAGGGGAGGATTTTGGTTTAAGCAAGGACATATATTCCAAGTACCTTTCTATTATATAGATTATACATTAGCTCAAGTTTGTGCATTCCAATTTTGGATTAAATCACATGAAAATAGAGAAAATGCATGGAAGGATTATTTAGCGTTATGTAAAGAAGGGGGAAGTAAGCCTTTCTTAGAACTTTTAAAAGTAGCAAACTTAAAGAATCCTTTTGAAGATGGATGCATGAAAAAAGTTGTAGAGCCATTAGAAGAGTGGTTAGATAATAATAATATTCAAGAATAG
- the glgA gene encoding glycogen synthase GlgA produces MNILFATSEAFPFIKTGGLGDVSYALPKALKRKGTDIRVILPKYSSIPQEYADNMRKVAEFTVGVGWRSQYCGLLELEKDGVKFYFIDNEYYFKRNSAYAQMDDGERFSFFSRAILESINHISDFTPDVLHCNDWHTAMTIPMLRDQYFNNPKLNNIKTVYTIHNLKYQGRFGKEILWELLGFGDEYFSEDKFKYYDSISFMKAGIVYADAITTVSPTYAEEIKTEYYGEGLNGLLQSRSKDLYGILNGIDTDVNNPSTDMFLFDKYDVNNLEAKARNKEKLQEMLHLPKNRDIPMIGIVARLEEQKGFELIKEVIEELLQENIQLVVLGTGDQRYEDMFKFFAWKYPDKLSANIYFDGGLAQKIYAASDMFLMPSRFEPCGIGQLIALRYGSVPIVRETGGLNDTVFSYNEFTGEGNGFSFTSFNARDMLYTIKRAIGFYYDKDVWSKLVQRGMNGDYSWEKAAEKYMRVYSNILHKW; encoded by the coding sequence ATGAATATATTATTTGCTACATCAGAAGCATTTCCGTTTATAAAGACAGGTGGACTTGGAGATGTATCTTATGCACTTCCTAAAGCGTTAAAAAGAAAAGGAACTGATATAAGAGTTATATTACCTAAGTACAGTTCAATACCACAGGAATATGCAGATAATATGAGGAAGGTAGCAGAGTTTACTGTGGGGGTAGGATGGAGAAGTCAGTATTGTGGGCTTTTAGAATTAGAAAAGGATGGAGTAAAATTTTATTTTATAGACAATGAATATTATTTTAAGCGAAATTCTGCTTATGCACAAATGGATGACGGCGAAAGATTTTCTTTTTTTTCAAGAGCTATTTTAGAATCTATAAATCATATAAGTGATTTCACACCTGACGTACTACATTGCAATGATTGGCATACGGCTATGACAATACCAATGCTAAGAGATCAATATTTTAATAATCCCAAATTAAATAACATAAAAACTGTTTATACTATTCATAACTTAAAGTATCAAGGAAGATTTGGAAAGGAGATTCTCTGGGAATTACTTGGATTTGGTGATGAGTATTTTTCAGAAGATAAGTTCAAATACTATGATAGTATTTCCTTTATGAAAGCGGGAATAGTATATGCAGATGCAATAACTACAGTAAGTCCAACATATGCGGAAGAAATAAAAACAGAATATTATGGTGAAGGATTAAATGGACTTCTACAAAGTAGATCAAAAGATTTATATGGAATATTAAATGGAATTGATACAGATGTAAATAATCCAAGCACAGATATGTTCTTATTTGATAAGTATGATGTGAATAACCTCGAAGCTAAGGCAAGAAATAAAGAAAAATTGCAAGAGATGCTACACCTACCTAAAAATAGAGACATTCCAATGATAGGCATAGTTGCTAGATTAGAAGAACAAAAGGGATTTGAACTTATTAAGGAAGTTATAGAAGAATTATTACAAGAAAATATACAATTAGTGGTGCTTGGAACTGGAGATCAAAGGTATGAGGATATGTTCAAGTTTTTTGCATGGAAATATCCAGACAAGTTATCAGCTAATATATATTTTGATGGAGGTCTTGCACAAAAGATATACGCAGCATCAGACATGTTCTTAATGCCATCAAGATTTGAGCCATGTGGAATAGGTCAATTAATAGCTTTAAGATATGGTAGTGTTCCAATTGTTAGAGAAACAGGGGGACTTAATGATACTGTATTTTCTTATAATGAATTTACTGGAGAAGGTAATGGATTTAGTTTCACAAGTTTTAATGCTAGGGATATGCTATATACTATAAAAAGAGCTATAGGTTTTTATTATGATAAAGATGTATGGAGTAAATTGGTTCAAAGGGGTATGAATGGAGATTACAGTTGGGAAAAAGCTGCTGAGAAATATATGAGGGTATATAGTAACATACTTCATAAATGGTAG
- a CDS encoding bile acid:sodium symporter family protein, producing MKYFYKVSDFAGRYLALLVIIVAGWSLLKPELFLPMGKVKVLGQPITSLLLGIIMFGVGLTLNLGDFKVVFTRPKEVLIGCLAQFTVMPLVAFFIAKAFSLDPFLAVGLVLLGTCPGGTASNVMTFLAKGDVSLSVAMTMVSTLVAPILTPVLTFLLAGQWVEVNMMSMLISILQVVVVPVTLGIIAHGFVTKNSEVLDKILVLTSVLSVLFIIAVSVAPNSKSLVKSGFVVIAAVCIHNWLGFLIGYVIAKVSSMDDKKKRAVSIEVGLQNSALAVGLGAQFQNPICLLPAIVAMVVHQISGSILASLFTRKDFDTEVEDNKELANV from the coding sequence ATGAAGTATTTTTACAAAGTAAGTGATTTTGCAGGAAGATATTTAGCATTATTAGTAATTATTGTAGCAGGTTGGTCACTGTTAAAACCTGAATTATTTTTACCAATGGGGAAGGTAAAAGTCTTAGGGCAACCTATTACAAGTTTATTACTTGGAATAATTATGTTTGGGGTAGGACTTACATTAAATTTAGGGGATTTTAAAGTTGTATTTACAAGGCCTAAAGAAGTTTTAATTGGATGTTTAGCTCAATTTACAGTTATGCCACTAGTTGCATTTTTTATTGCTAAAGCATTTTCTTTAGATCCATTTTTAGCAGTAGGACTTGTTTTACTTGGAACTTGTCCTGGGGGAACTGCAAGTAATGTAATGACATTTCTAGCTAAGGGAGATGTATCATTATCAGTAGCTATGACCATGGTATCTACTTTAGTTGCACCAATCTTAACACCAGTATTAACTTTTTTACTTGCAGGGCAGTGGGTTGAAGTTAATATGATGTCAATGCTTATAAGCATACTTCAAGTAGTTGTGGTTCCAGTTACATTAGGGATTATAGCTCATGGTTTTGTTACAAAAAATTCAGAAGTTTTGGATAAAATTTTAGTTTTAACATCAGTTTTAAGTGTACTTTTCATAATAGCAGTTAGTGTTGCACCTAATTCAAAGTCTTTAGTTAAGTCAGGGTTTGTAGTAATTGCTGCAGTATGTATACATAATTGGTTAGGATTTTTAATTGGATATGTTATTGCTAAAGTATCTAGTATGGATGATAAAAAGAAACGTGCAGTATCAATTGAAGTTGGACTTCAAAATTCAGCTTTGGCTGTTGGATTAGGAGCACAATTTCAAAATCCAATATGCTTGTTACCAGCAATTGTAGCCATGGTAGTACATCAGATATCAGGATCAATACTTGCAAGTTTATTTACTAGAAAAGATTTTGATACAGAAGTTGAAGATAATAAAGAATTGGCAAATGTTTAA
- a CDS encoding iron-containing alcohol dehydrogenase family protein — protein sequence MESKNTFLPSYSIGEGAYKNIKRVCSLYGNNVVIIGGKTALSKAEKKIKESLPEKFNVLETLWYGGEATFENAELLAENENVKKADMVFAVGGGKAIDTCKSLCEDLNKPLFTFPTIAGTCAPVSEVSAMYYKDGVFRCARGYDKPPVHCFIDTKIIAEAPDVYLWAGIGDTLAKAYEPEFSSRNIVLDHANAVGVSLSVMCGEPLRKYGKKGLEDCKQNKVSRELEETVLGIIVSTGLVSNYLNLDYNSAVAHAMCYGFTTLKQIEENHLHGEVVSYGVLVQLMLDNKLEFIDKLLPFYKEVGLPTKLIDLDVTLDELDGVLEKAVSVPDLNSVAFEVNKENLYKAVLDLENYNQ from the coding sequence ATGGAAAGTAAGAATACATTTTTACCAAGTTATAGTATAGGGGAAGGGGCTTATAAGAATATTAAAAGAGTATGTAGTTTATATGGAAATAATGTTGTAATTATAGGTGGTAAAACAGCGTTATCAAAGGCTGAGAAAAAAATAAAAGAATCATTACCAGAAAAATTTAATGTTCTTGAAACTTTATGGTATGGTGGGGAGGCTACATTTGAAAATGCTGAACTGCTTGCAGAAAATGAAAATGTAAAAAAAGCAGATATGGTATTTGCAGTTGGTGGGGGTAAAGCCATTGATACTTGCAAAAGTTTATGTGAAGATTTAAATAAACCATTGTTTACCTTTCCTACAATTGCAGGGACTTGTGCTCCTGTAAGCGAAGTAAGTGCTATGTATTATAAAGATGGGGTATTTCGCTGTGCAAGAGGATATGATAAACCGCCAGTACATTGTTTTATAGATACTAAAATCATTGCAGAAGCACCAGATGTATATTTGTGGGCAGGTATTGGAGACACTTTGGCAAAGGCATATGAACCTGAGTTTTCTAGTAGAAATATTGTTTTAGATCATGCTAATGCTGTTGGAGTTTCTCTTTCTGTAATGTGTGGTGAACCTCTTAGAAAATATGGAAAAAAAGGTCTTGAAGACTGTAAGCAAAATAAAGTTTCTAGAGAGTTAGAAGAAACAGTACTTGGAATAATAGTAAGTACAGGTCTTGTATCAAATTATTTAAATTTAGATTATAACAGTGCTGTGGCTCATGCTATGTGCTATGGATTTACAACTCTTAAACAAATTGAAGAAAATCATTTACATGGAGAAGTAGTATCTTATGGGGTTTTGGTACAGCTTATGTTAGATAATAAATTAGAATTTATAGATAAATTACTTCCATTCTATAAGGAAGTTGGATTACCTACAAAACTTATTGATTTAGATGTAACTTTAGATGAACTTGATGGGGTATTAGAAAAAGCAGTATCTGTACCAGACTTAAATTCAGTTGCTTTTGAAGTTAATAAAGAAAATTTATATAAGGCAGTTTTAGATTTAGAAAACTATAATCAATAG
- a CDS encoding 3'-5' exoribonuclease YhaM family protein, translating into MEILVKPIEEFKVNDKIEGFFLIKTAECRTASNSKKYLDFTIADKTGEINGKFWNYNEGDEEVYKPNTLIKVRGSVTLWQNNMQFKIDRIRLPRKNEDVNIADFVPSAPYSPESMYKEMMDFVSKIKDEDIRNIINYILDENKHKIMHFPAAKKNHHAIRSGLLYHTTTMLKAGEKLSEVYTFINTDLLFGGVILHDLAKMDEMNSSELGIVDDYTIEGQLLGHIIEGVKNIEVAAQKVGADKEVTMLLQHMILSHHYEPEFGSPKKPMIPEAQMLHFLDVMDASLYDMKKAIGETNRGEFSNPVWSLDKRKIYRPVREDL; encoded by the coding sequence GTGGAGATACTAGTGAAACCCATAGAAGAATTTAAAGTAAATGACAAAATAGAGGGATTTTTTTTAATAAAAACTGCTGAATGTAGAACGGCTAGCAATAGTAAAAAATATTTAGATTTCACTATTGCAGACAAAACAGGAGAAATAAACGGAAAGTTTTGGAATTACAATGAAGGTGACGAGGAAGTTTACAAACCTAATACACTAATAAAAGTAAGAGGTAGTGTTACATTATGGCAAAATAATATGCAATTTAAAATAGATAGAATTAGATTGCCAAGAAAAAATGAAGATGTTAACATAGCAGATTTTGTGCCTTCTGCACCATATTCTCCAGAAAGTATGTATAAAGAGATGATGGATTTTGTATCTAAAATAAAGGACGAGGACATAAGAAACATAATAAATTATATTTTAGATGAAAATAAGCACAAAATAATGCACTTTCCAGCAGCTAAAAAAAATCATCATGCTATAAGATCTGGACTTTTATATCATACAACAACTATGCTTAAAGCAGGAGAAAAATTATCAGAAGTATATACTTTTATAAACACTGATTTATTGTTTGGAGGAGTAATACTTCATGATCTTGCAAAAATGGATGAAATGAATTCAAGTGAACTTGGAATAGTTGATGATTACACTATAGAAGGACAATTATTAGGACATATAATTGAAGGGGTAAAAAATATAGAAGTAGCAGCACAAAAAGTTGGTGCAGATAAAGAAGTTACAATGCTTTTACAACATATGATATTATCTCACCACTATGAACCTGAATTTGGAAGTCCTAAAAAACCAATGATACCAGAAGCACAAATGCTTCACTTTTTAGATGTTATGGATGCAAGTCTTTATGACATGAAAAAAGCAATTGGTGAAACAAATAGAGGAGAATTTTCAAATCCTGTATGGTCTTTAGATAAGAGAAAAATATATAGACCCGTAAGAGAAGATTTATAG